A genomic segment from Malaclemys terrapin pileata isolate rMalTer1 chromosome 1, rMalTer1.hap1, whole genome shotgun sequence encodes:
- the TMEM272 gene encoding transmembrane protein 272 translates to MAAGLEKACHRCISKIASNACFIFGLLAFLALPLSMAFTGMKFLEDCPLQPLIPLYLLVGGVVGSVKVTLLLYDSTRMRQLLSKSVVIDDDDDDEYPWRQNAHKYYIHLTLSLFLFIWFILGNYWVFSVYLPNFIPPFHQPQDYCDKTLYIFAVGVLIISHTVLFLLIFCSFCIYCFSKRRYAAEED, encoded by the exons CATGCTTTATTTTTGGGCTTCTTGCTTTCCTTGCTTTACCACTGTCCATGGCTTTTACAG GAATGAAGTTTTTGGAAGACTGCCCACTTCAACCACTAATTCCCTTATATCTGTTGGTGGGTGGTGTTGTCGGCAGTGTAAAG GTGACTCTTCTGCTTTATGACTCCACCAGGATGCGGCAACTGCTTTCCAAATCTGTCGTGATTGATGATGACGACGACGATGAATATCCATGGCGGCAGAATGCTCACAAATACTACATCCATCTTACGCTCAGCCTCTTCCTCTTTATCTGGTTCATACTTGGGAACTATTGGGTGTTTTCTGTCTATCTGCCAAATTTCATTCCACCTTTCCACCAGCCCCAGGATTATTGTGATAAAACCCTGTACATTTTTGCTGTTGGAGTTCTTATCATTAGTCATACTGTGCTGTTTTTGCTTATCTTTTGTAGCTTCTGTATATATTGTTTTTCTAAGCGAAGATATGCTGCAGAAGAGGATTAA